One Thermoproteota archaeon genomic region harbors:
- a CDS encoding redoxin domain-containing protein yields the protein MKRAIILLLLSMLCLYILSTSASGFEAPIYGGGTFKLSDYRGKIVVLIFSQPTCSHCKKFIPLLADAWRTDPELSSGRYVAAVAMYSPSNPQAVLPAFRSYNPPSSWILLKVSWSHFLYFGIQYTATVVIIDPSGNLFAKIEPEDVPYIPDMVSFTVEKVKEAYHRPVDLEVDIPGRVGVGEPLVVSGTAFGVNGVRIVLVSPDGVEEEYSATVSSGHFQISLTLAELGEWIVRVIAGSAVEERKVRAEVSSSVHFRVLYGEHDREAASILGMETMRSGDELPDGDLIILGGPKANELTAQLNEELGIVVDISGSRGIIKARDRVWRFQVEYGRSDYALIASLERYGRRIVLGEGLTRFGTRAAAIKIADGEIDGVIIVRWVDDNGNGEVDPEEVEVIFRGSWP from the coding sequence ATGAAGAGAGCGATCATACTACTTCTGCTGTCGATGCTCTGTCTGTATATCCTCTCTACCTCCGCTTCCGGGTTCGAGGCCCCGATCTATGGGGGAGGGACCTTCAAGCTCTCCGATTACAGGGGAAAGATCGTCGTTCTCATATTCAGTCAGCCCACCTGCTCTCACTGCAAGAAGTTCATACCCTTGCTTGCCGATGCTTGGAGGACCGACCCCGAACTCTCCAGTGGTCGTTACGTCGCGGCCGTCGCCATGTATTCACCCTCTAATCCTCAGGCTGTACTGCCAGCCTTCAGGAGCTATAATCCTCCGTCCAGTTGGATCCTCCTGAAGGTCTCGTGGTCCCATTTCCTCTACTTCGGCATCCAGTACACAGCCACGGTGGTGATAATAGACCCATCTGGCAACCTATTCGCCAAGATAGAACCTGAAGACGTCCCTTATATCCCTGATATGGTCTCATTCACCGTTGAGAAGGTCAAGGAGGCCTATCACCGACCGGTAGATCTAGAGGTGGACATCCCGGGCAGGGTGGGAGTGGGAGAGCCCCTGGTAGTTAGCGGGACCGCCTTCGGAGTGAACGGCGTCAGGATAGTCTTGGTTTCTCCTGATGGGGTTGAGGAGGAATACTCAGCCACGGTCTCGTCAGGACACTTCCAGATATCCCTTACCCTTGCGGAGCTTGGGGAGTGGATCGTGAGGGTGATCGCTGGCTCCGCCGTCGAGGAGCGCAAGGTCAGAGCCGAGGTGTCATCTAGTGTACATTTCAGAGTCCTCTACGGAGAGCATGACCGTGAGGCAGCCTCGATTCTAGGTATGGAGACTATGAGATCCGGGGATGAACTGCCAGACGGCGACCTCATAATCCTCGGCGGCCCCAAGGCCAATGAGCTAACGGCTCAACTCAATGAGGAACTGGGAATAGTGGTGGACATCAGCGGGTCGAGAGGGATCATCAAGGCGAGAGACCGCGTGTGGAGGTTTCAAGTGGAGTACGGCCGCTCAGACTACGCCCTGATCGCATCCCTTGAGAGATATGGGAGGAGGATAGTGCTGGGAGAGGGCCTCACTAGGTTCGGAACCCGGGCGGCGGCGATCAAGATAGCAGATGGAGAAATCGACGGAGTCATCATAGTTAGGTGGGTGGACGATAACGGGAACGGAGAAGTGGATCCGG
- a CDS encoding glutamate synthase-related protein: MTDYPIDEIFRRAKLGEQAVYPPKDEFGYNVFGADVYTRPRRFLLLDDIVLLPPQFTPERLEKGIELLREPLYTDVSSETSVGGFRVRMPVVCAAMGGTHIANLIGPKIARGCAEMGVVYSLGENIAAIRGYDERLTKQPSFKERALAYLENLKDGYGGLVIQQSVEDENLKLWEKVYTDPDFDRYVEEGLIAFEIKAGQGAKPGLGGEVLVSREVALRIKDHYYIPEDPEKVVKDYYERHSAPGTFTEDILASQIRLIKNNFPRVKVFLKTGPYRDLDRVIEIASREGVDAITIDGKEGGTGMSPIAGMRDLGLPTVACLGAITRARDREIRTSLIISGRLYDGSHVVKSLALGASAVAFGRPLVYACMGSIPLAPTFIRRELFRNPLLRELGKIALRWGVRGEGCTKGVVNYLKSVENEIKMLTSALGKYHMDRLSKEDVGALNRDLAELFRIRYVYSAPEAPEKVIQRGIELS; the protein is encoded by the coding sequence ATGACCGACTACCCGATAGACGAGATATTTAGGAGGGCCAAGCTGGGTGAGCAAGCTGTCTATCCTCCCAAGGACGAGTTCGGTTACAACGTCTTCGGAGCTGACGTCTATACGAGGCCGAGGAGGTTCCTCCTTCTAGATGACATAGTCTTGCTTCCGCCCCAGTTCACGCCTGAGAGGCTTGAAAAGGGGATTGAGCTCCTCAGGGAGCCCCTCTACACAGATGTGAGCTCAGAAACCTCTGTAGGCGGGTTCAGGGTGAGGATGCCCGTCGTCTGCGCGGCCATGGGGGGCACGCACATCGCCAACCTGATAGGTCCCAAGATAGCTAGGGGATGCGCCGAGATGGGCGTCGTCTACTCGCTTGGGGAGAACATAGCCGCCATCAGGGGATACGATGAGAGGCTCACCAAACAGCCATCATTCAAGGAGAGGGCCTTGGCCTACTTGGAGAACCTGAAAGACGGGTACGGGGGGCTCGTCATACAGCAGAGCGTCGAGGATGAGAATCTGAAGCTCTGGGAGAAGGTCTACACGGATCCGGACTTCGATCGATACGTGGAGGAGGGGTTGATAGCCTTCGAGATCAAGGCGGGACAGGGCGCCAAGCCCGGCTTAGGCGGGGAGGTGCTAGTCAGCAGGGAGGTGGCCCTGAGAATAAAGGATCACTACTACATACCGGAGGACCCGGAGAAGGTGGTCAAGGACTACTACGAGAGGCATTCAGCACCTGGAACATTTACCGAGGACATACTGGCCAGTCAGATCAGGCTAATCAAGAACAACTTCCCCCGCGTGAAGGTGTTCCTGAAGACGGGACCTTACAGGGACTTGGATAGGGTGATAGAGATAGCGAGCAGGGAGGGGGTGGACGCAATAACGATAGATGGTAAGGAGGGAGGAACTGGGATGAGCCCCATTGCTGGCATGAGGGACTTGGGCCTCCCCACCGTGGCCTGCCTAGGGGCCATCACGAGGGCTAGAGATAGGGAGATAAGGACCAGCCTCATAATATCGGGCAGGTTGTATGACGGCTCCCACGTGGTCAAATCCCTAGCACTGGGAGCCAGCGCGGTGGCGTTCGGGAGGCCCTTGGTATACGCCTGCATGGGCAGCATACCCCTCGCTCCCACTTTCATTAGGAGGGAGCTCTTCAGGAATCCGTTGCTGAGGGAACTGGGTAAGATAGCCCTGAGGTGGGGAGTAAGGGGAGAGGGCTGCACCAAGGGCGTGGTGAACTACTTGAAGAGCGTGGAGAACGAGATCAAGATGCTCACCTCCGCCCTAGGAAAGTACCACATGGATAGGCTGTCCAAGGAGGATGTCGGTGCCCTTAACAGGGATCTAGCGGAGCTCTTTAGAATCAGGTACGTGTATAGCGCTCCTGAAGCGCCAGAGAAAGTGATTCAAAGAGGGATTGAACTTTCCTGA
- a CDS encoding antitoxin VapB family protein translates to MGKVISVREDTYRRLKSLKERMRAKSLGETIDRLIDEYLKRKRERLKDLVRSSRLSEEEADKVEEIVKEVESREWW, encoded by the coding sequence ATGGGTAAAGTAATCTCGGTTAGGGAGGACACCTACAGGAGGCTCAAATCTCTCAAGGAGAGAATGAGGGCTAAAAGCCTAGGTGAGACCATAGACAGGCTTATAGACGAATATCTGAAGAGGAAGAGGGAAAGACTGAAGGATCTCGTCAGGAGCTCGAGACTGAGTGAAGAAGAGGCCGATAAAGTTGAGGAGATCGTCAAAGAGGTCGAGTCACGTGAGTGGTGGTAA
- a CDS encoding tyrosine-type recombinase/integrase has translation MNALVEAALAGLAPSRKRKYRLVFTSFLEMVPLEEAKPIHVRIWASKREEEVSRRTLKQQLYMLSRLFKVAGRKDLSEEARALAKEIRVPPPLPKVNEDLLKTYEEIDGILSTAKPLQRAAIMMLAETGMRVGELVSLRWEDVDLNGKRARVRGKGGKLRYVYFTERTAELLRELPRNGNGKIFPVTDRTIRRWVSELLKTHPHAVRHAFAVWFLSKGGNPRVLQRILGHSSLRTTEIYLDLAQSLVEREYRKVAGRG, from the coding sequence ATGAATGCCCTCGTGGAAGCAGCCTTGGCGGGTTTAGCTCCTTCGCGTAAGAGGAAGTACAGGCTCGTTTTTACCTCCTTCTTGGAGATGGTACCATTAGAGGAAGCTAAACCGATTCATGTGAGGATATGGGCCTCTAAGAGGGAAGAAGAGGTGAGCAGACGCACCTTAAAGCAGCAGCTTTACATGCTCAGCAGGCTCTTCAAGGTGGCGGGGAGAAAGGACTTGAGCGAGGAGGCCAGGGCCCTCGCGAAGGAGATAAGGGTCCCCCCTCCCCTTCCTAAGGTCAATGAGGACCTTCTGAAGACTTACGAGGAAATAGACGGTATACTCTCGACGGCAAAACCCCTCCAGAGGGCGGCAATAATGATGCTCGCAGAGACTGGCATGAGAGTGGGCGAACTGGTCTCGTTAAGATGGGAGGATGTGGACCTAAACGGGAAGAGGGCTAGGGTGAGGGGGAAGGGAGGAAAGTTAAGATACGTCTACTTCACCGAGCGCACCGCTGAACTGCTGAGGGAGCTACCTAGGAATGGGAACGGAAAAATCTTCCCTGTGACGGACCGCACCATCAGGAGGTGGGTTTCCGAGCTGCTGAAGACCCATCCCCACGCTGTGAGGCACGCCTTCGCGGTCTGGTTCCTCTCCAAGGGAGGGAATCCCCGAGTATTACAGCGCATCTTGGGACACAGCAGCCTTCGAACCACCGAGATATATTTGGATCTGGCCCAGAGCCTCGTGGAGAGGGAGTACAGGAAGGTAGCTGGGAGGGGATGA
- a CDS encoding asparagine synthetase A codes for MSTSQKLELPLEPQAFAEDIFRIVSHPVMQEVYRFRHLIAKAVRDFLDGEGFVEFDPIMVGPVTDPGTRGAFEFRIPYYGREYRLMRSGILYKQLLAAAMEEGKIYFFYPNLRHEPIDAAKTGRHLVEFVQIDLEVRDADHFQVMKIAERLLKHVIDEMKRYEDRLRKIWEFFGSERESLPDVKLPLKRMTHREAVELLMKHAKDDKVLKELESRFDVKRPQDRLSFKAEIPWEWEWYLSKIHDQPFFIHDYPRGARGFYDREYPDKPGILMDFDLLAPEGHGELSSGAAREYEVSRVFARMRETNENPELYRWYLQFLRDHGKPTAGFGIGMERLVKYICDLPSVHLARPAPKIPGVHSP; via the coding sequence ATGAGCACGTCTCAGAAGCTCGAGCTGCCCCTCGAACCCCAAGCTTTCGCTGAGGACATATTCAGGATAGTGAGCCATCCCGTCATGCAGGAAGTCTACCGGTTCAGGCACCTCATAGCCAAGGCCGTGAGGGACTTCTTGGATGGAGAGGGCTTTGTGGAGTTCGATCCCATAATGGTTGGTCCAGTAACGGATCCCGGCACGAGAGGCGCGTTCGAGTTCCGGATCCCCTACTACGGCAGGGAGTACAGGTTAATGAGGAGCGGTATCCTATATAAGCAGCTCCTGGCCGCGGCAATGGAGGAGGGTAAGATTTACTTCTTCTACCCAAACCTGAGGCATGAACCGATAGATGCCGCCAAGACCGGGCGCCACCTCGTGGAGTTCGTCCAGATAGACTTGGAGGTCAGGGATGCGGATCACTTCCAAGTGATGAAGATAGCAGAGAGGCTGCTCAAGCACGTTATCGATGAGATGAAGAGGTACGAGGACCGCCTCCGAAAGATATGGGAGTTCTTCGGCTCTGAGAGGGAGAGCCTACCAGATGTGAAGCTCCCCTTGAAGAGGATGACCCATAGAGAAGCGGTAGAGCTTCTGATGAAGCATGCTAAGGATGATAAGGTCCTCAAAGAGCTGGAGAGCAGGTTTGACGTCAAGAGACCGCAGGATAGGCTTAGTTTCAAGGCCGAGATTCCCTGGGAGTGGGAGTGGTACTTGTCAAAGATACACGACCAGCCCTTCTTCATCCACGACTATCCGAGGGGGGCGAGAGGTTTCTACGACCGTGAATACCCTGACAAACCGGGCATACTGATGGACTTCGACCTGCTCGCTCCAGAAGGTCACGGGGAGCTCTCCTCAGGCGCGGCGAGGGAGTACGAGGTGTCGAGAGTCTTCGCCAGGATGAGGGAGACCAACGAGAACCCCGAGCTCTATCGCTGGTACCTCCAGTTCCTCCGCGATCACGGAAAGCCGACGGCGGGATTCGGTATAGGAATGGAGAGATTGGTGAAATACATCTGCGATCTCCCGTCCGTGCACCTCGCCAGACCGGCTCCCAAGATACCGGGGGTGCACTCGCCATGA
- a CDS encoding DUF167 domain-containing protein yields MLVKVRVIPRAKREEVTLEGDFLVVKVREPPERGRANKKVVELLAKHFGVPKSHVEIVKGRRSREKLVKVGE; encoded by the coding sequence ATGTTGGTGAAGGTTCGAGTGATACCAAGGGCTAAGAGGGAAGAGGTCACCCTCGAAGGCGACTTCCTAGTGGTTAAGGTCAGGGAGCCTCCCGAGAGGGGGAGGGCCAATAAAAAGGTAGTGGAGCTTCTGGCCAAGCATTTTGGCGTGCCCAAGTCGCACGTGGAGATAGTGAAGGGTCGCAGGTCTAGAGAGAAGCTGGTGAAGGTGGGCGAGTGA
- a CDS encoding substrate-binding domain-containing protein: MRTKLITATAVVLVLVITSLLMLESGPVRVRITTTTSLYATGLLDYLGDQFRKDHPNVELDFIAVGSGEALRRAKQGDACMVLVHAPSLEKRYMEEGAMAEGHIFAYNYFIIAGPPSDPAKVREAKSPIDAFKRIYEAGERGETSFASRGDNSGTHVKELSVWRAAGLDPKGRPWYMETGSGMGATLLVANEKGAYVLSDIGTFLKYSKDGKVPDLFILFEGGDELLNIYSVYLVPSCAGEEAKYARAFTDFVVRDAQDLIARYGISKYGQPLFYPAKDKLDWLRERWQALAEG, translated from the coding sequence ATGCGCACCAAGCTCATAACCGCAACAGCTGTTGTGCTGGTCCTAGTAATCACCTCTCTCCTCATGCTGGAGAGTGGGCCCGTCAGGGTCAGGATAACCACTACTACCAGCCTCTACGCCACAGGACTCCTCGACTATCTTGGAGATCAATTCAGGAAGGATCACCCCAACGTCGAACTTGACTTCATAGCAGTAGGAAGCGGTGAGGCCTTGAGGAGGGCGAAGCAGGGTGATGCGTGTATGGTCCTCGTGCATGCTCCCAGCTTAGAGAAGAGGTACATGGAGGAGGGGGCCATGGCTGAGGGACATATCTTCGCATATAATTACTTCATCATAGCCGGCCCTCCATCGGATCCAGCCAAAGTGAGGGAGGCTAAGTCGCCGATAGATGCCTTCAAGAGGATATATGAGGCCGGAGAGAGAGGAGAAACAAGCTTCGCCAGCAGAGGAGATAACTCCGGCACCCATGTCAAAGAGCTGAGCGTATGGAGAGCTGCTGGATTGGATCCCAAAGGAAGACCTTGGTACATGGAAACTGGGAGCGGGATGGGCGCGACCCTACTGGTGGCGAACGAGAAGGGAGCATATGTGCTCTCAGACATAGGCACATTCCTCAAATACAGCAAGGACGGTAAAGTTCCCGACTTGTTCATCCTGTTCGAGGGTGGCGACGAGCTCCTCAACATATACAGCGTTTACCTCGTGCCCTCCTGTGCTGGGGAAGAGGCCAAGTATGCTAGGGCCTTCACTGATTTCGTGGTGAGGGATGCCCAAGATCTGATTGCTCGCTACGGTATCTCCAAGTACGGGCAGCCCCTCTTCTATCCCGCAAAGGATAAGTTGGATTGGCTCAGGGAGAGGTGGCAGGCGCTGGCTGAAGGGTGA
- a CDS encoding ABC transporter ATP-binding protein: MNGIELREVWFRYPRSKEWALRGVSLEIRRGEVLALVGPNGSGKTTILKLAGGLYRPSRGEVTFWGSNIWEVNGSKRLELRRTVVYVHEKPILLRGTALDNVTFAPLLRGVPREEAIKIAEELLSDTSSAYLSRKDRREMSAGEAQVVSILRAVAAGPKILLLDEPTAHLDREKRVILTNLIGKLRSEGMGIVIATHDHLLALRTADRVVIVENGVVGSIGRPSEILDCC, from the coding sequence ATGAACGGGATAGAGTTGAGGGAAGTCTGGTTCAGGTACCCAAGATCTAAGGAGTGGGCTCTGAGGGGGGTGAGCTTGGAGATCAGGCGGGGTGAAGTGCTCGCCTTGGTGGGTCCCAATGGTTCCGGGAAGACCACCATCCTGAAGTTAGCTGGGGGTCTCTACAGGCCCTCGAGGGGAGAGGTCACGTTCTGGGGATCGAATATATGGGAGGTGAATGGATCCAAGAGGCTTGAGCTAAGGAGGACGGTGGTTTATGTTCACGAGAAGCCTATCCTCCTGAGGGGAACGGCCTTGGATAATGTGACCTTTGCCCCTCTGCTGAGGGGCGTGCCTAGGGAGGAGGCGATCAAGATTGCGGAAGAGCTGCTCAGTGATACGAGCTCGGCCTACCTATCTCGGAAGGATAGGAGAGAGATGTCTGCAGGGGAAGCGCAGGTGGTGTCGATCCTCAGAGCAGTGGCTGCTGGCCCAAAAATACTTCTACTGGATGAACCTACGGCTCATCTTGACAGGGAGAAGAGGGTTATCCTGACGAACCTCATAGGAAAGTTGAGATCGGAGGGTATGGGGATAGTCATTGCCACTCATGACCACTTGCTAGCCCTGAGGACGGCGGACAGAGTTGTGATCGTTGAAAATGGAGTGGTAGGGTCCATAGGTAGACCTTCAGAGATCCTAGACTGCTGTTAG
- a CDS encoding metallophosphoesterase gives MSKSPVLALILALALLLPVLPVHAQPMGKYRYYVDVKGPGNYELAVDIVNHGFPSNGTLNPLSVEVIAPDGSPLPISTSFEKETVIKWELEHKNAASFIVNDELCFFATGPDPSIKVMVDRSALDDAMGFAFSAKGRFRVALRDASLMRVVSETEVSSDGYTDVFLGYSRSLLERDRPYAFFILPGPELACMSDLKLVSGNLLIRWRADSPGEYVITLDKPPANSKRIEITSAKRVEPKRVEAFVVVPSFPSNLSGVVDLSVEVSGNLSPVTRVQARLDYEGQYNWTDDKGVLIDFKPSGGSWRAKWDTLTTWDGRHVMVIRAYDSNGGYAEFRKLIWVENIRNGTRLFPDRNAFSFIVLGDNRPSGGAKQPEVYRQLLEYIIEENADFYANVGDIVYSGELREYEDFVRITSAIRMPLFIAEGNHENQIGKIAQRNFMSFFGKLFYSFDYGNSHFVFLNANVPGFRYSMSDEQIEWFAKDLDATEAEHVFIFIHQPIYPYAHGIEDKSVLERLRAVLRLHKDKIDAIFQGHEHMYYSGENESIKTFILGGGGAELDNQYPKEYLFFHYMVVRVNGGDVSYQLVKPPVLEVNDLPDVVDTPSLEVRGRAQPFALVKVNGQEVRPSNIGTFSSTISLTPGENDVIVEALYNSTRLERRFKVTYLPHAQILLPDELEGNTGVSIRVTCRGGPATGLLVFNGTVYELENGETRLKVPDIGEEIQVKVAAYAEGCFPSETYTSVRPKPPFILIGGVVALAILIAAILLYRRRFSARR, from the coding sequence ATGAGTAAATCCCCTGTACTCGCTCTGATACTCGCGCTAGCTCTCCTATTACCAGTTCTACCGGTCCACGCCCAACCCATGGGCAAATACCGGTATTACGTAGACGTAAAGGGACCCGGAAACTACGAGCTAGCGGTGGATATAGTGAATCACGGTTTCCCGTCCAATGGGACCCTGAACCCCCTCTCCGTCGAGGTGATCGCCCCGGATGGATCTCCCTTACCCATATCGACGTCTTTCGAGAAGGAGACCGTGATAAAGTGGGAACTCGAGCACAAAAATGCTGCCTCCTTCATCGTGAACGATGAACTCTGTTTCTTTGCCACAGGACCAGATCCCTCCATCAAGGTTATGGTTGACAGGTCTGCCCTCGACGATGCGATGGGATTCGCTTTCTCGGCCAAGGGCAGGTTCAGAGTGGCGTTGAGGGATGCCTCCCTCATGAGGGTCGTCTCCGAGACTGAGGTTTCCTCAGATGGCTACACCGATGTATTCTTGGGGTATTCCCGCTCCTTACTGGAGAGAGATAGACCCTACGCCTTCTTCATATTGCCCGGCCCCGAGCTAGCTTGCATGTCAGATCTCAAGCTGGTATCGGGGAATCTCCTGATCAGGTGGAGAGCTGACTCTCCCGGGGAATACGTGATCACCTTAGACAAACCTCCGGCCAATTCCAAGAGGATAGAGATAACCTCAGCGAAGAGGGTAGAGCCCAAGAGGGTGGAAGCATTCGTAGTAGTGCCGTCCTTCCCGAGTAACTTAAGCGGAGTGGTCGATCTATCTGTGGAGGTGTCGGGCAACCTCTCACCCGTCACGAGGGTGCAGGCCAGGCTCGACTATGAGGGGCAGTATAACTGGACCGATGATAAGGGCGTGCTGATAGATTTCAAGCCCTCAGGCGGATCGTGGAGGGCCAAATGGGACACTCTAACCACTTGGGACGGGAGACACGTGATGGTGATAAGGGCATATGACTCCAACGGCGGGTACGCGGAGTTCAGGAAGCTCATCTGGGTCGAGAACATCAGGAACGGGACTAGACTCTTCCCTGATAGGAACGCATTCTCATTCATCGTTCTAGGAGATAACAGACCGTCCGGAGGTGCGAAACAGCCGGAGGTTTACAGGCAACTGTTAGAGTACATTATCGAGGAGAACGCGGATTTTTACGCTAACGTGGGCGATATAGTCTACAGCGGAGAGCTCAGGGAGTATGAGGACTTCGTGAGGATCACCAGCGCGATAAGGATGCCCCTCTTCATAGCTGAGGGCAACCACGAGAACCAGATCGGGAAGATCGCTCAGAGGAACTTCATGTCATTCTTCGGCAAGCTCTTCTACTCCTTCGATTACGGGAACTCCCACTTCGTCTTCCTGAACGCCAATGTGCCCGGCTTCAGGTACTCGATGAGTGACGAGCAGATAGAGTGGTTCGCGAAGGACTTAGATGCTACGGAGGCGGAGCACGTCTTCATCTTCATACACCAACCCATCTATCCCTATGCCCACGGGATCGAGGACAAGTCAGTTCTCGAGAGGCTCAGAGCAGTGTTGAGACTCCATAAAGACAAGATAGATGCCATATTCCAGGGCCACGAGCACATGTACTACAGCGGTGAGAATGAGAGCATCAAGACCTTCATCTTGGGAGGTGGGGGCGCCGAGCTGGATAACCAGTATCCCAAGGAATACCTCTTCTTCCACTATATGGTGGTGAGAGTGAACGGAGGCGATGTGAGCTACCAGCTGGTCAAGCCTCCTGTGCTGGAGGTCAACGATCTACCCGATGTGGTAGATACGCCCTCGCTCGAGGTGAGGGGTAGGGCCCAGCCCTTCGCCTTGGTAAAGGTTAATGGCCAAGAGGTCAGGCCATCGAACATCGGGACCTTCTCTTCAACAATCAGCCTTACTCCAGGGGAGAACGATGTCATAGTGGAGGCCCTGTACAACAGCACGAGGTTGGAGAGGAGGTTCAAGGTGACCTATCTCCCTCACGCCCAGATTCTACTTCCGGATGAACTGGAGGGGAACACAGGGGTATCGATACGAGTGACATGCCGTGGAGGGCCTGCTACCGGTCTTTTAGTCTTCAACGGGACCGTATATGAGCTTGAGAATGGCGAGACTAGACTGAAGGTTCCTGATATCGGTGAAGAGATTCAGGTCAAGGTAGCCGCCTACGCCGAGGGCTGCTTCCCGTCAGAGACGTACACTTCCGTTAGACCGAAGCCTCCATTCATATTAATCGGTGGCGTGGTGGCACTAGCGATTCTAATCGCGGCTATCCTCCTATACAGGAGGAGGTTTTCAGCGCGACGATGA
- a CDS encoding ABC transporter permease: MREVLEIVVRSLVVSGTATLLASTWSIVLAYLLVRSPKASRPIIPLLEGMVGVPTVLIGLLLYLLLSRQGPLGVLRLLYSPQAIVIGQAILITPLITSVAYRVLTHSWDMYGELALSLGAAEGQAAKIVISESLSGVAAAVVMGFSRALGELGVALMVGGNIRGYTRVMTTAIALEVSKGEFELAVSLGIILLLILTMISLTLRFLGRLRE; the protein is encoded by the coding sequence GTGAGGGAGGTCTTGGAGATCGTAGTCAGGAGCTTGGTGGTGTCGGGAACGGCGACACTACTGGCCTCCACTTGGAGTATCGTCCTAGCTTACCTGCTTGTGCGATCTCCCAAGGCCTCCCGACCAATCATTCCCCTTCTAGAGGGCATGGTGGGCGTGCCCACCGTTCTGATAGGGCTCCTCCTCTATCTACTCCTCAGCAGGCAGGGCCCTCTCGGTGTACTGAGGCTACTCTACTCCCCCCAAGCCATAGTGATTGGGCAGGCCATCCTGATAACCCCTCTAATAACGTCAGTCGCCTACAGGGTCCTCACCCACTCTTGGGACATGTACGGGGAGCTGGCCCTCTCCTTGGGCGCTGCTGAGGGTCAGGCGGCCAAGATAGTGATATCAGAGTCCCTCTCAGGGGTAGCTGCTGCCGTGGTGATGGGCTTCTCTAGGGCTCTGGGGGAACTGGGCGTCGCCTTGATGGTGGGAGGTAACATAAGGGGTTACACGAGGGTCATGACCACCGCCATAGCGCTCGAGGTGTCCAAGGGGGAGTTTGAGCTGGCCGTGTCGCTGGGCATCATCCTGCTGCTCATACTGACCATGATCTCCCTCACCCTCAGGTTCTTGGGGAGGCTCAGAGAATGA